A genomic window from Ruminiclostridium cellulolyticum H10 includes:
- a CDS encoding inorganic phosphate transporter: MLSVSLVIVVVLALGFDFINGFHDTANSIATSVSTRVLSPRQAILMSAILNFVGALMSSKVAHTITNGLVDNTMIKVQYVIIATLIASIIWDLITWYFGIPSSSSHALIGALVGSSIAYSGGLSIVKWKGVLEKVVIPLVTSPVIGFVIGFFFMKFLYKVLRPFSQRFVNKWFSKFQILSAALMAYSHGNNDAQKSMGIITLALIGANMNNGHTEVQTWVMLACAISMALGTSIGGWKIIKTIGVNMIRLQPIGGFAAETGAAIVIETMTHFGAPVSTTHVISTSIMGVGASKRFSAVKWALARNIVYAWIVTIPISAIIGAFITTIFKFFA; encoded by the coding sequence ATGCTTAGTGTTTCATTAGTAATAGTTGTTGTACTGGCACTAGGATTTGATTTTATAAACGGATTTCATGATACCGCAAATTCTATCGCTACCTCAGTTTCGACAAGAGTCCTGTCCCCACGTCAGGCTATTTTAATGTCAGCAATTCTTAATTTTGTAGGTGCTTTAATGAGCAGTAAAGTAGCCCATACTATTACCAACGGCCTGGTTGATAATACCATGATTAAAGTACAATACGTAATTATAGCAACCTTAATCGCCTCAATTATATGGGATTTGATTACGTGGTATTTTGGTATACCAAGCAGTTCATCACATGCATTGATAGGTGCTCTCGTAGGTTCATCAATAGCATATTCGGGCGGGTTAAGTATAGTAAAATGGAAGGGTGTATTGGAAAAGGTTGTTATTCCTTTAGTTACATCTCCGGTAATAGGTTTTGTAATCGGTTTTTTCTTTATGAAATTTCTATATAAAGTACTTCGCCCATTTTCTCAAAGATTTGTAAATAAATGGTTTTCAAAGTTTCAAATACTTTCAGCAGCTTTAATGGCATATTCTCACGGAAATAACGATGCTCAGAAGTCTATGGGAATAATTACACTTGCGTTAATAGGTGCTAATATGAACAATGGTCATACTGAGGTTCAGACTTGGGTTATGCTGGCGTGTGCTATATCAATGGCGCTTGGTACATCAATAGGCGGATGGAAAATTATCAAGACAATAGGCGTTAACATGATAAGGCTTCAGCCCATTGGTGGTTTTGCAGCTGAAACAGGTGCGGCCATTGTAATTGAAACAATGACACATTTTGGTGCACCTGTAAGTACAACTCATGTTATATCAACATCAATAATGGGTGTTGGGGCATCCAAAAGGTTTTCGGCAGTTAAGTGGGCACTGGCGAGAAATATAGTATATGCTTGGATAGTTACAATCCCTATATCTGCAATAATTGGAGCGTTTATAACAACTATTTTCAAATTCTTTGCCTGA
- the thiT gene encoding energy-coupled thiamine transporter ThiT — MDIIMEKMSTRMLVEAGVFIALAQILSFIKYEMPYGGSVTLGSMVPIIIFAIRWGTKRGILIGLVHGFLQFALGTKFTYHPLGIFLDYIFAFGCLGLGGLFKKNIYSIIGSTAIALAGRFSFHFLSGVILWYIYAPKGMNIYLYSLIYNSQYMLPEFIITSVIIFTLYKPLRKYIHGSIRR; from the coding sequence ATGGATATAATCATGGAAAAAATGTCTACCAGAATGTTGGTGGAAGCGGGGGTTTTTATTGCTCTTGCACAGATTCTCAGCTTTATCAAATATGAAATGCCCTACGGAGGCTCCGTAACACTGGGAAGTATGGTACCGATAATTATTTTTGCAATTCGGTGGGGTACAAAACGTGGTATACTTATAGGCCTTGTTCACGGTTTTCTTCAGTTTGCACTTGGAACAAAATTTACGTATCATCCCCTTGGTATATTTCTTGACTATATTTTTGCTTTCGGATGTCTTGGCCTTGGGGGATTATTCAAAAAAAATATATATTCTATAATTGGCAGTACAGCTATAGCTTTGGCCGGAAGGTTTTCATTCCACTTTCTTTCGGGAGTCATTCTCTGGTACATATACGCTCCAAAGGGAATGAATATTTACCTTTATTCTCTTATTTATAACAGTCAATATATGCTTCCTGAGTTTATAATAACATCTGTTATAATATTTACCCTGTATAAACCACTAAGGAAATACATTCATGGCTCTATTAGACGGTAA
- a CDS encoding ATP-dependent Clp protease ATP-binding subunit, which translates to MIKCSICNKNIAVVFVTKIIDGKQIQEGLCVSCAKKQNLQPIDQLLSQTGMTEYELENISKQVGDMLEEMDGSEIMEAMQVDPENINQANPFFSILNKAFPKTGDSELNNSNKNIQPVGQDKNGEDKDRNYTKTKAQDKKNVKKKKYLEMYGTNLIDKAKEGSIDNIIGRTREIERVIQILNRRTKNNPVLIGEPGVGKTAIAEGLALRIAERSVPAKIQNSEVYLLDMTSVVAGTQFRGQFESRMKGIIDEAKSFGNIILVIDELHNIMGAGEAEGAMNAANILKPALSRGEIQVIGATTLNEYRKHIEKDTALERRFQPIIVDEPSIEESIEILRGIKHYYEQYHRVKINDEIVKAAVNYSERYITDRLLPDKAIDVIDEAGSRANLRNTKLAELQSYKDELKKVQEEKEFAVSADSIEDYQKAADLKVYECKLQELIKDIEDTSKDVELTVEDIAAVIEAWTKIPIQRLSEGESEKLMSLESRIHQRVIGQEKAVEGVAKAIRRSRSGFKKKKKPSSFIFVGPTGVGKTELVRALSTELFGSEEALIRLDMSEYMEKHTVSKLIGSPPGYVGYDDAGQLTEKVRRRPYSVILLDEIEKAHPDVFNMLLQILEDGRLTDSHGKTVNFENTIIIMTSNAGTNFKSGGIGFANNTYIALESRVRDVIKETFRPEFLNRIDEIIVFTELGTDELKKIIDLMLEEVYQEASEKDIRVNVSDKVKEFILEKGYDPKFGARPLRRTVQNYIEDRLSEEYLKGTMKEGSLVGIDIDENNEVVLKIV; encoded by the coding sequence ATGATAAAATGCTCCATTTGCAATAAAAACATCGCAGTTGTCTTTGTAACAAAAATCATAGACGGAAAACAGATTCAGGAGGGCTTATGCGTAAGCTGTGCAAAAAAACAAAATTTACAGCCAATAGATCAATTACTGTCACAAACCGGAATGACAGAATATGAGCTTGAAAATATAAGCAAACAAGTAGGAGATATGCTTGAAGAGATGGATGGGTCTGAAATAATGGAGGCAATGCAGGTAGACCCTGAAAATATTAATCAGGCAAATCCCTTTTTCAGTATATTGAATAAGGCATTTCCAAAGACAGGTGATTCAGAGTTAAACAATTCAAATAAAAACATTCAACCAGTCGGTCAGGATAAAAATGGGGAAGATAAGGATAGGAATTATACAAAAACCAAAGCTCAGGACAAAAAGAATGTTAAAAAGAAAAAATATCTCGAAATGTATGGGACAAACCTTATAGATAAGGCCAAAGAAGGTAGCATAGATAATATCATAGGCAGAACTCGTGAGATAGAAAGAGTAATTCAAATTTTGAATCGAAGAACAAAAAATAATCCTGTATTGATAGGAGAACCGGGTGTAGGTAAAACAGCTATTGCTGAAGGTCTGGCTTTGAGAATAGCTGAGAGATCCGTTCCTGCAAAAATACAGAATTCTGAGGTTTACCTTCTGGATATGACCAGTGTGGTTGCCGGAACACAATTCAGAGGACAGTTTGAAAGCAGGATGAAGGGAATAATCGATGAAGCAAAATCGTTTGGAAATATAATTCTTGTCATTGATGAACTCCATAATATAATGGGTGCCGGCGAGGCTGAAGGAGCTATGAATGCTGCTAACATTTTAAAGCCCGCTTTATCCAGAGGTGAAATTCAGGTGATTGGTGCGACAACGCTAAACGAATACAGAAAGCATATAGAAAAGGACACCGCTTTAGAGCGCAGATTCCAGCCTATTATTGTTGACGAACCATCCATTGAGGAAAGTATAGAAATTCTTAGAGGCATCAAGCACTACTATGAACAATACCATAGAGTTAAAATAAATGATGAGATAGTAAAGGCCGCAGTAAATTACTCTGAAAGGTATATTACCGACAGACTTTTACCTGATAAAGCCATTGATGTAATAGATGAAGCAGGCTCCAGAGCCAACCTGAGAAATACAAAGCTTGCTGAGCTTCAATCATACAAGGATGAACTGAAGAAAGTACAAGAGGAGAAGGAATTTGCGGTTTCAGCTGATTCCATAGAAGATTACCAGAAGGCAGCTGATTTAAAGGTTTATGAATGTAAGCTCCAGGAGCTTATTAAAGATATAGAGGATACAAGTAAAGATGTAGAACTTACTGTGGAGGACATAGCAGCAGTAATAGAAGCATGGACAAAGATACCTATTCAAAGACTTAGTGAGGGTGAATCCGAAAAGCTTATGAGTCTTGAATCACGTATTCATCAGAGGGTAATAGGACAGGAAAAAGCTGTAGAGGGCGTTGCAAAGGCAATAAGACGAAGTAGGTCAGGTTTCAAAAAGAAGAAGAAGCCATCCTCCTTTATTTTTGTCGGTCCCACTGGTGTAGGTAAGACCGAGCTGGTAAGAGCTCTTTCAACAGAACTTTTTGGAAGCGAAGAAGCCCTAATAAGGCTTGATATGTCAGAATACATGGAAAAGCATACAGTATCAAAATTAATAGGTTCACCTCCGGGATATGTGGGTTATGATGATGCAGGTCAATTAACGGAGAAAGTAAGAAGAAGACCGTATTCAGTAATACTGTTGGATGAAATTGAGAAGGCCCACCCGGACGTTTTTAATATGCTTCTTCAAATTCTTGAAGACGGAAGGCTTACAGACAGTCACGGAAAGACTGTAAACTTTGAGAATACTATTATTATTATGACATCAAATGCAGGAACTAATTTTAAATCCGGTGGCATAGGTTTTGCAAATAATACCTATATTGCACTTGAAAGCAGGGTAAGAGATGTAATAAAAGAAACTTTCAGGCCGGAGTTCCTGAACAGAATAGATGAGATAATTGTATTCACTGAACTTGGAACTGATGAACTAAAGAAAATAATCGATCTGATGTTAGAAGAGGTATATCAGGAAGCCAGTGAAAAGGATATCAGAGTGAATGTTTCAGATAAAGTTAAGGAATTCATACTGGAAAAAGGATATGATCCAAAGTTTGGTGCCAGACCTTTGAGAAGAACAGTACAGAACTACATTGAGGACCGCCTGTCAGAAGAGTATTTAAAAGGTACGATGAAGGAAGGTTCACTGGTAGGGATTGATATTGATGAAAATAATGAAGTTGTTTTAAAAATTGTTTAA
- a CDS encoding recombinase family protein: protein MDLYTIRNELNAGRTIYDLNLRVTYYARVSTEKDEQVHSLKNQIEYYSDYIKRNQKWTYVEGYIDEGISGTSVNKRESFLKMISDAKLGKFDFIITKEISRFSRNTLDSIKYTQELLSYGVGVLFQSDNINTLMPDAELRLTIMSSIAQDEVRKISERVKFGFKRAIEKGVVLGNNKIWGYRKDNGKLVIDEKEAEIVRLIFDMYATRNMGIRGISTKLDNMGIRNNNGNPFSFSTIKSILTNPKYMGYYCGNKTHKFDYKLHERKYLDQTEWVMYKDEETVPPIVSEEIWHKANYILKGRSEKQSAEDKTSYQNKYAYSGKIICTEHNVPYYRSLYRYSSGNKEVWQCKKYVEKGKEGCTAPSIYTSELEMIIKKAYDEIIVNRSEIIHEMVAMYSSLGSQSKIKEDIAKVKMEINQILKMKDKLLELSINSRLSDDEFERRNNRFNDDIDKLNIRLKELDEDEMKNKEISCSVETLRKVIAKEINYDGGPDNKLLESLLDKIEVYKTDRKNEIDLKVYFKVLAKPFDYKILRDRKSTSVCCGQYI from the coding sequence ATGGATTTGTATACAATAAGAAATGAACTTAATGCGGGTAGAACAATATATGATTTAAACCTTAGAGTTACTTATTATGCAAGAGTATCTACTGAAAAGGATGAACAGGTTCATTCACTGAAAAACCAGATAGAATACTATTCAGATTATATTAAAAGAAATCAAAAGTGGACTTATGTTGAAGGGTATATAGATGAAGGTATAAGTGGTACAAGTGTAAATAAAAGAGAATCGTTTCTTAAAATGATTTCAGACGCTAAACTGGGAAAGTTTGACTTTATCATTACAAAGGAGATTTCCAGATTTTCAAGAAATACCTTGGACAGTATAAAGTATACTCAGGAGCTGCTGTCTTACGGAGTGGGGGTTCTTTTTCAGTCTGACAATATCAATACATTAATGCCTGATGCTGAGTTGAGATTGACAATTATGTCCAGTATAGCTCAGGATGAGGTCAGAAAAATATCTGAGAGAGTGAAATTCGGCTTTAAAAGAGCTATAGAAAAAGGAGTAGTACTCGGAAATAATAAAATATGGGGCTACAGAAAAGATAACGGCAAACTTGTAATCGATGAAAAGGAAGCTGAGATAGTAAGACTTATATTTGATATGTACGCTACCCGTAATATGGGTATAAGGGGTATTAGTACTAAACTTGACAATATGGGTATAAGAAACAATAATGGAAATCCGTTTTCCTTTTCTACCATTAAGAGTATACTTACAAATCCCAAATATATGGGATATTATTGCGGAAATAAAACACACAAATTTGATTATAAGCTCCACGAAAGAAAGTATCTGGATCAGACCGAATGGGTTATGTATAAAGATGAAGAAACGGTTCCTCCTATTGTATCTGAGGAAATATGGCACAAGGCAAATTATATTTTAAAGGGTAGAAGTGAAAAGCAATCGGCAGAAGATAAAACAAGCTATCAAAATAAATATGCCTATAGCGGGAAAATAATATGTACCGAGCACAATGTACCTTATTATAGATCACTTTATCGGTACAGTTCGGGGAACAAAGAAGTATGGCAATGTAAAAAGTACGTTGAGAAGGGTAAAGAGGGATGCACTGCTCCATCCATATACACATCGGAGCTGGAAATGATAATAAAAAAAGCATACGATGAAATAATAGTTAACCGTTCTGAAATTATACATGAAATGGTTGCAATGTATTCGAGTCTTGGTTCTCAGTCTAAGATAAAAGAAGATATAGCCAAGGTTAAGATGGAGATTAATCAAATACTCAAAATGAAAGACAAGCTTTTAGAGCTAAGTATAAACAGCAGATTATCTGATGATGAGTTTGAAAGAAGAAACAATAGGTTTAATGATGATATTGATAAACTGAATATAAGGTTAAAGGAACTGGATGAGGATGAAATGAAAAACAAGGAAATCAGTTGTTCAGTTGAAACTTTACGAAAGGTTATCGCCAAGGAAATTAATTATGATGGCGGACCAGATAACAAATTACTGGAATCCTTATTAGATAAAATTGAAGTCTATAAAACAGACAGGAAAAATGAAATAGATTTGAAAGTATACTTTAAAGTATTGGCAAAACCCTTTGATTACAAGATATTAAGAGATCGGAAGAGTACTTCTGTTTGTTGCGGACAATACATATGA
- a CDS encoding DUF47 domain-containing protein, whose protein sequence is MFRITPKEEKFFDYFIETCEIICKAASLLEDLTTNYVNVNEKISNIEETEHACDSNVHKILNELNQSFITPIDREDIFTIAKELDNITDDIETAAHRFSMYNVKAVKPDAVTLTKLIVRATGELKNVMIEMKNMKKSKKLKEKIIEVNNVEDEADTIFRDAMANLFITENDAVEVIKWKEIYELLENTIDACEDVANIVEGVVMKNA, encoded by the coding sequence ATGTTTAGAATTACACCTAAGGAAGAGAAGTTTTTTGACTATTTTATTGAGACATGTGAGATTATTTGCAAGGCAGCATCACTTCTAGAGGATCTAACTACAAACTATGTTAATGTTAACGAAAAGATCTCCAATATTGAAGAAACAGAGCATGCATGTGATAGTAATGTCCATAAAATTCTAAATGAGCTTAACCAATCTTTTATTACCCCCATTGATCGCGAAGATATATTCACAATAGCAAAGGAACTTGACAATATTACAGATGATATTGAAACTGCCGCACATCGGTTTAGTATGTATAATGTCAAGGCTGTTAAACCTGACGCTGTTACTTTGACAAAGTTGATTGTAAGAGCTACAGGTGAGTTGAAAAATGTAATGATTGAAATGAAGAATATGAAGAAGAGCAAGAAACTCAAGGAAAAAATCATAGAAGTAAATAATGTTGAAGATGAAGCAGATACCATTTTCAGAGATGCAATGGCAAATTTGTTCATAACTGAGAATGACGCAGTAGAAGTTATAAAGTGGAAGGAAATATATGAACTTCTTGAAAATACAATTGATGCTTGTGAGGATGTTGCGAATATAGTTGAAGGGGTTGTTATGAAAAATGCTTAG
- a CDS encoding glycosyl hydrolase 53 family protein codes for MKGSKNKKLIVISLLILILVFENLILHINNYTVSAAAPQLLYGDVDVSGEVNSLDYALIKSYLLGNITDFPDVNGKKAADVNGDGSIDSLDISLIKSFILGIIERFPIETPANTFAKGADISWLPQMEASGYKFYNNKGLQQDCLQILKDYGVNSVRIRTWVNPSTDKWNGHCSTNETIALAKRAKNLGFRIMIDFHYSDSWADPGKQTKPAAWLNLDFNGLMKMTYDYTYDVMTKLRNNGILPEWVQVGNETNNGMLWEDGKASNNMKNFAWLVNCGYDAVKAVNPKTKVIVHISNGFNNTLFRWMFDGLNSNGAKYDVIGMSLYPDKDNYPALLNQCLNNMNDMVSRYNKEIMICEIGMQYNYASESKAFIIDMVNKTKSLPNNKGLGVFYWEPESYPGMNGYNKGCWNSDGKPTIALDGFLN; via the coding sequence ATGAAAGGTTCGAAAAATAAAAAATTAATTGTTATTTCTCTTTTGATATTGATACTAGTGTTTGAAAACCTGATTCTGCACATAAATAATTACACTGTTTCTGCTGCCGCTCCACAGCTTTTATATGGTGACGTTGACGTGAGCGGAGAAGTGAATTCTTTGGATTATGCACTAATAAAAAGCTATTTGCTGGGAAATATAACTGATTTCCCGGATGTCAACGGTAAAAAGGCTGCTGATGTAAACGGTGACGGCAGCATAGACTCTTTGGACATTTCATTGATAAAAAGTTTTATTTTGGGGATTATAGAAAGGTTTCCAATAGAAACTCCTGCAAATACGTTTGCAAAAGGTGCGGATATAAGCTGGTTGCCGCAGATGGAGGCAAGCGGATATAAATTTTATAACAATAAAGGCCTTCAGCAGGACTGCTTACAGATCTTAAAGGATTATGGAGTTAACTCAGTCAGAATAAGAACGTGGGTAAATCCGTCAACTGATAAATGGAATGGCCACTGCAGTACCAATGAAACAATAGCTTTAGCAAAGAGGGCTAAGAACCTGGGGTTCAGGATTATGATTGACTTTCATTACAGTGATTCTTGGGCAGATCCCGGAAAGCAGACAAAACCCGCAGCCTGGTTAAATCTAGATTTCAATGGGTTAATGAAAATGACATATGACTATACATATGATGTAATGACTAAACTAAGGAATAATGGAATATTACCAGAGTGGGTGCAGGTTGGGAATGAAACCAACAATGGCATGCTATGGGAGGATGGAAAAGCGTCAAACAATATGAAAAATTTCGCATGGCTTGTGAATTGCGGTTATGATGCTGTAAAAGCTGTAAACCCCAAAACCAAGGTAATTGTACACATATCAAATGGATTTAACAATACATTGTTTAGGTGGATGTTTGACGGACTTAACTCCAATGGGGCAAAATACGATGTTATAGGAATGTCATTATATCCTGACAAAGACAATTATCCTGCTCTTTTAAACCAATGCCTGAATAATATGAATGATATGGTATCAAGGTATAACAAAGAAATAATGATTTGTGAAATAGGAATGCAATATAACTATGCTTCAGAGAGTAAAGCTTTTATTATAGATATGGTAAATAAGACTAAATCGTTACCAAACAATAAAGGTCTGGGCGTATTCTATTGGGAACCGGAGTCATATCCAGGAATGAACGGTTACAATAAAGGCTGTTGGAATTCTGATGGAAAGCCTACAATCGCATTGGATGGATTTTTAAATTAG
- the uvrA gene encoding excinuclease ABC subunit UvrA, giving the protein MIRDNIFIKGAREHNLKNVDVEIPRDKFVVITGLSGSGKSSLAFDTIYAEGQRRYVESLSSYARQFLGQMDKPDVDYIEGLSPAISIDQKTTTRNPRSTVGTVTEIHDYLRLLYSRIGIPHCPKCGKEIAQQTIDQMVDQIVSFEEGTRIQLLAPVVRGRKGEYHKLIENAKKDGFVRLRVDGQIVDVNEEIKLDKNKKHNIEIVVDRLVVRGDIQKRLVDSLETVLRLSGGIVIVDLVGKEEILFSQNFACSDCGISIEELVPRMFSFNNPFGACQTCTGLGNLMKVDPELVIPDRSLSLTNGAISVTGWNIGSEDAYIRMIFNALAKHYKFDLDTPFNKLSGEIIDIILYGTRGEKIKVDYEREYGSGSYMAGFEGVINAIERRHNETQSESSKQYYEQFMSNNPCPDCKGARLKPESLAVTVGGKNIHKVSSMSVADTKDFFDNIELSERDKMIANQILKEIAARIGFLVDVGLDYLTLSRPAGTLSGGEAQRIRLATQIGSGLMGVLYILDEPSIGLHQRDNEKLLKTLNRLRNLGNTLIVVEHDEDTMNAADHIIDMGPGAGIHGGHVVAEGTLDKILKSEKSLTGQYLSGRKKIEVPEIRRKPNGKWLEIVGARQNNLKNINAKIPLGVLTSVTGVSGSGKSTLINEILYTSLASQLYRAKARPGNHDTIKGIKNIDKVISIDQSPIGKTPRSNPATYTGVFDLIREVFASTTEAKMKGYKNGRFSFNIKGGRCEACSGDGIIKIEMHFLPDVYVPCEVCKGKRYNRETLEVKYKGKSISDVLNMTIDDALEFFKNIPKIQRKFQTLYDVGLGYVKVGQPSTTLSGGEAQRVKLATELSKRSTGKTLYILDEPTTGLHVADVHRLIDILQRLVDAGNSIVVIEHNLDVIKTSDYIIDLGPEGGNKGGTIIAQGTPEEVAKVKESYTGQYLSKILEK; this is encoded by the coding sequence ATGATAAGGGATAATATTTTTATAAAAGGTGCACGTGAACATAACCTGAAAAATGTTGATGTAGAGATACCGAGAGATAAATTTGTTGTTATAACAGGATTGAGTGGTTCAGGTAAGTCTTCTCTTGCCTTCGATACAATTTATGCAGAAGGTCAGAGGAGGTATGTTGAATCTCTCTCATCCTATGCAAGACAGTTTCTTGGACAGATGGACAAGCCGGATGTAGACTATATCGAAGGTTTGTCACCGGCAATATCTATAGATCAGAAGACAACCACCAGAAACCCAAGATCTACAGTAGGAACTGTAACTGAAATTCATGATTATCTCAGACTCCTATACTCAAGGATAGGAATTCCTCATTGCCCTAAGTGCGGCAAGGAGATTGCACAGCAAACTATTGACCAGATGGTGGATCAGATAGTATCTTTTGAAGAAGGCACCAGGATACAGTTACTTGCTCCTGTAGTTAGAGGGAGAAAAGGTGAGTATCATAAGCTCATAGAGAATGCAAAAAAAGACGGCTTTGTGAGATTGCGTGTAGACGGGCAAATAGTAGATGTAAATGAAGAGATTAAGCTGGACAAAAATAAAAAGCATAATATTGAGATAGTCGTTGATAGGCTTGTAGTCCGTGGAGATATTCAGAAAAGACTGGTTGATTCATTGGAGACAGTACTTCGCTTAAGCGGTGGTATAGTTATTGTTGATTTAGTAGGTAAAGAAGAAATACTATTTAGTCAGAACTTTGCATGCAGTGATTGCGGAATTAGTATAGAAGAGCTTGTACCAAGAATGTTTTCATTTAACAATCCGTTTGGTGCCTGCCAAACATGTACAGGATTGGGAAATCTCATGAAGGTAGATCCCGAGCTTGTTATACCTGACAGGTCTCTGTCACTTACAAATGGTGCAATTAGTGTTACAGGTTGGAATATTGGGAGTGAGGATGCGTATATCAGGATGATATTCAATGCTCTTGCCAAACATTACAAATTTGATTTAGATACACCGTTTAATAAGCTGTCCGGAGAAATAATAGATATTATACTTTATGGGACAAGGGGCGAAAAAATAAAAGTAGATTACGAAAGAGAGTACGGCAGCGGGTCTTATATGGCGGGATTTGAGGGTGTAATTAATGCAATTGAACGCCGCCACAATGAGACCCAGTCCGAAAGTTCGAAACAGTATTACGAACAGTTCATGAGCAACAACCCATGCCCGGACTGTAAAGGTGCCAGATTAAAACCTGAAAGTCTTGCTGTTACAGTAGGGGGTAAAAATATACACAAAGTATCTTCCATGTCTGTAGCAGATACAAAAGATTTCTTTGACAACATTGAGCTTAGTGAAAGAGACAAGATGATAGCAAACCAGATTTTAAAAGAGATTGCAGCCAGAATAGGCTTTCTCGTTGACGTTGGTCTGGACTACCTTACACTTTCCAGACCGGCTGGGACTTTATCCGGAGGAGAGGCACAGAGAATAAGGCTAGCTACCCAGATTGGCTCGGGCTTGATGGGGGTACTTTATATTCTGGATGAACCCAGTATCGGACTGCATCAAAGAGATAACGAAAAGCTTCTTAAAACCTTAAACCGACTTAGGAACCTTGGAAATACGCTAATTGTTGTAGAGCATGACGAAGATACCATGAATGCAGCAGATCATATCATAGATATGGGTCCGGGTGCTGGAATCCATGGCGGACACGTTGTTGCAGAGGGAACCCTCGATAAAATATTAAAAAGTGAAAAATCACTTACAGGACAATACCTTAGCGGACGAAAAAAAATAGAGGTTCCAGAGATAAGAAGAAAACCAAACGGAAAATGGCTGGAAATTGTGGGAGCAAGGCAGAATAATCTTAAAAACATCAACGCAAAGATTCCTCTCGGGGTGTTAACATCAGTTACGGGTGTTTCCGGCTCGGGAAAAAGTACATTGATAAATGAGATTTTGTATACCAGTCTTGCCAGCCAGTTATATAGAGCCAAGGCAAGACCGGGTAATCATGATACAATAAAAGGTATTAAAAATATTGACAAGGTTATAAGTATTGACCAATCACCAATCGGAAAAACCCCGAGATCAAACCCGGCAACCTACACAGGTGTTTTTGATCTTATCAGAGAAGTTTTTGCTTCAACTACCGAAGCAAAAATGAAAGGATACAAAAACGGACGGTTCAGCTTTAATATAAAGGGTGGAAGGTGTGAAGCCTGCTCCGGGGATGGAATTATAAAAATTGAAATGCATTTCCTTCCTGACGTATATGTTCCTTGTGAAGTTTGTAAGGGAAAAAGGTACAACAGGGAGACTCTGGAAGTTAAGTACAAGGGGAAAAGCATATCGGATGTTCTAAATATGACAATTGACGATGCCCTGGAGTTTTTCAAGAACATCCCCAAGATACAAAGAAAATTCCAAACATTGTATGATGTCGGCTTGGGGTATGTCAAGGTTGGTCAGCCATCTACAACCCTGTCGGGAGGCGAGGCCCAGAGAGTAAAGCTTGCTACCGAGTTATCCAAGCGAAGTACAGGAAAGACACTGTACATTTTGGACGAGCCTACAACCGGACTTCATGTAGCTGATGTTCACAGATTGATAGATATTCTTCAAAGGCTTGTGGATGCGGGTAATTCCATAGTAGTTATTGAACACAATCTTGACGTCATAAAAACTTCTGATTATATAATTGATCTTGGACCCGAAGGTGGTAACAAGGGAGGAACGATTATTGCACAGGGAACGCCCGAAGAAGTTGCAAAAGTGAAAGAATCCTATACAGGTCAATATCTAAGTAAAATTTTAGAAAAATAA